A region of Streptomyces sp. NBC_01267 DNA encodes the following proteins:
- a CDS encoding TetR family transcriptional regulator C-terminal domain-containing protein: MARVRLNVAERREELLRAAIEQIEARGAAAVRVADVASALGVSNALVLYHFATKEKLVAAAFAHAAEGDLAHLRLLLGRRTSAVRRLRAAVRWYAPTGQAKGWRLWIEAWAGALRDPVLRETAGGLDQQWKAALADVIAEGAAAGEFDCPDAAATAWRLTALLDGLAVQMTSYGAPLSRAAMLEWTDDALARELGLELDVLTGTAAR; this comes from the coding sequence GTGGCAAGAGTCAGACTGAACGTTGCCGAGCGGCGCGAGGAGCTGCTGCGCGCCGCCATCGAGCAGATCGAGGCGCGCGGCGCCGCGGCCGTGCGCGTCGCCGATGTCGCCTCCGCCCTGGGCGTCAGCAACGCCCTGGTGCTCTACCACTTCGCCACCAAGGAGAAGCTCGTCGCCGCGGCCTTCGCGCACGCCGCCGAGGGCGACCTCGCCCACCTCCGCCTCCTGCTCGGCCGCCGCACCTCCGCCGTCCGCAGGCTGCGCGCGGCGGTCCGCTGGTACGCCCCGACCGGCCAGGCCAAGGGCTGGCGCCTGTGGATCGAGGCCTGGGCCGGTGCGCTGCGCGACCCCGTACTGCGCGAGACCGCTGGCGGGCTCGACCAGCAGTGGAAGGCGGCGCTCGCGGACGTCATCGCGGAGGGCGCCGCCGCCGGTGAGTTCGACTGCCCCGACGCCGCCGCCACGGCCTGGCGCCTCACCGCCCTCCTGGACGGCCTCGCCGTCCAGATGACCTCCTACGGTGCGCCGCTCTCCCGCGCCGCGATGCTGGAGTGGACCGACGACGCCCTGGCCCGCGAACTCGGCCTGGAACTCGATGTCCTGACGGGAACCGCGGCGCGCTGA
- a CDS encoding glutamate dehydrogenase, producing MTSPSPAPAAPLISLTWTDHETGHQGHLVVDRLVRGVSSGGLRMRAGCTLEEVTGLARGMTMKEALHYNPQGRYIPLGGAKGGIDCDPRDPAAHGVLVRYLRAVRPYVERFWTTGEDLGLTQDLVDRAASEAGLVSSIQAVYPLLDDEEAARQRLADAFAIEVDGIGLGELVGGCGVAESVLAALDRAGTPYQGTRVAVQGFGTMGGATARFLVRAGLRVVAVADIKGTLANPAGLDIETLLAARDGHGCVDRAVLRADDSELPAGAWLTADAEVLVPAAVSYAVDTANQAGITARWIVEAANMPVLPEAEALLTGRGITVLPDVVVNSGTNAWWWWTLFGDIGADADEAFAHTRRSMRALIDQMLSRAEADDCTPRAAAHALVAERLPVIAERFGWFR from the coding sequence GTGACGAGCCCGTCGCCCGCTCCCGCCGCCCCCTTGATCTCTCTCACCTGGACCGACCACGAGACCGGGCACCAGGGACACCTCGTCGTCGACCGGCTGGTGCGCGGGGTTTCCAGCGGCGGCCTGCGGATGCGCGCCGGCTGCACCCTGGAGGAAGTGACCGGTCTGGCCCGCGGCATGACGATGAAGGAGGCGCTGCACTACAACCCGCAGGGCCGCTACATCCCGTTGGGCGGCGCCAAGGGCGGTATCGACTGCGACCCGCGCGACCCCGCCGCCCACGGCGTTCTCGTCCGCTACCTGCGCGCCGTACGCCCCTACGTCGAACGCTTCTGGACGACCGGCGAGGACCTCGGCCTCACTCAGGACCTCGTCGACCGGGCCGCCTCCGAGGCGGGCCTCGTCTCCTCCATCCAGGCCGTCTACCCGCTCCTGGACGACGAGGAGGCCGCCCGGCAGCGCCTCGCCGACGCGTTCGCCATCGAGGTGGACGGCATCGGACTCGGCGAGCTCGTCGGTGGCTGCGGCGTCGCCGAATCGGTACTCGCCGCGCTGGACCGGGCCGGTACCCCCTATCAGGGAACCCGGGTGGCGGTACAGGGCTTCGGCACCATGGGCGGCGCCACCGCGCGTTTCCTGGTCCGCGCCGGACTGCGCGTCGTCGCCGTCGCCGACATCAAGGGCACCCTCGCCAACCCCGCCGGTCTGGACATCGAGACGCTGCTCGCCGCCCGTGACGGCCACGGCTGCGTGGACCGCGCCGTGCTCCGCGCCGACGACAGCGAACTGCCGGCCGGTGCCTGGCTGACGGCCGACGCCGAGGTGCTGGTGCCCGCCGCCGTCTCGTACGCCGTGGACACCGCCAACCAGGCGGGCATCACCGCCCGCTGGATCGTCGAGGCCGCCAACATGCCGGTGCTGCCGGAGGCGGAGGCGCTGCTGACCGGCCGCGGCATCACCGTACTGCCGGACGTCGTCGTCAACTCCGGTACCAACGCGTGGTGGTGGTGGACGCTGTTCGGCGACATCGGCGCCGACGCCGACGAGGCGTTCGCCCACACCCGCCGTTCGATGCGTGCCCTGATCGACCAGATGCTGTCCCGCGCCGAGGCCGACGACTGCACGCCCCGCGCCGCCGCGCACGCCCTGGTGGCCGAGCGGCTGCCGGTCATCGCGGAGCGCTTCGGATGGTTCCGCTGA
- a CDS encoding thiamine pyrophosphate-dependent enzyme, which produces MSTRRRCTRDCPRTSRWWAMPATPCAHCSPPAAAAGQRPAPAGRPAPYGRMPVPHGRMPVPHGRRPVPSAGPSPSAGPSPSAGPSPRCGTSGTPGRGAGTRTGCEMAARCDHPTGVDLPPVDLPALARAYGGHGVHADSPEALAEALRLALTTPGPTLITVPEESS; this is translated from the coding sequence ATGTCGACCCGGCGCAGATGTACGCGGGACTGCCCGCGGACCTCCCGCTGGTGGGCGATGCCTGCCACACCGTGCGCGCACTGCTCGCCGCCTGCCGCGGCGGCGGGGCAACGACCCGCACCAGCCGGGAGACCGGCACCGTACGGCCGGATGCCGGTACCCCACGGCCGGATGCCGGTACCCCACGGCCGGAGACCGGTACCGTCCGCCGGGCCGTCGCCGTCCGCCGGGCCGTCGCCGTCCGCCGGGCCGTCGCCGCGCTGCGGGACGAGCGGGACGCCGGGACGCGGAGCCGGGACGCGCACCGGCTGCGAAATGGCGGCCCGCTGCGACCACCCGACCGGCGTCGACCTGCCCCCGGTCGACCTGCCCGCACTGGCCCGCGCCTACGGCGGCCACGGAGTGCACGCCGACTCCCCCGAGGCGCTCGCCGAAGCCCTGCGCCTGGCCCTGACCACCCCGGGGCCCACCCTCATCACCGTTCCGGAGGAGTCCTCCTGA
- a CDS encoding ABC transporter substrate-binding protein, with amino-acid sequence MRSMLNRRGFITAGAAVAAGVAAPGLSGCGLVGGDESDPDTLVVHSSLGGTAPGSATFRAVLDMFRKENPGLRVKSLINGDELGQVYETSRLAHKEADVVMVNLYDKTVSWTALGATVTVNGYLDDWGLRERILPAALDEWTDDKGRLRALPYIASNWPVAFNRGLMHRAGVEDIPLTGDALIAAARKLRAKGTAPVTIGGNDWTGQKLLAQIIQSFVTAPQAKKLYATGDFSGISGAREGIEYFVELRDAGVFTDKAQGLTTDSMTTQFNTEAAAMQSAMSSALARVPDNVARHTDVGGWPLPPGAVHDRPTILRTFTVSGFWVSPNGTKKIETVEKFVRFMYRPDIVSRFITEGGRDMAVKSDTLSDGFPLVAKAQQLGADVSQVVLPDLYVPPSAVQPMIQATSTAFTPGVSARRILSALQGAYRNA; translated from the coding sequence GTGCGTTCCATGCTGAATCGCCGCGGATTCATCACCGCGGGAGCGGCCGTCGCGGCCGGTGTCGCCGCCCCCGGGCTGTCCGGGTGCGGGCTGGTCGGAGGGGACGAGTCCGACCCCGACACCCTGGTCGTCCACAGTTCGCTGGGCGGCACCGCGCCCGGCTCCGCGACCTTCCGGGCCGTTCTCGACATGTTCCGCAAGGAGAACCCCGGACTCAGGGTCAAGAGCCTGATCAACGGGGACGAGCTGGGTCAGGTCTACGAGACGTCCCGGCTGGCGCACAAAGAGGCCGACGTCGTCATGGTCAACCTCTACGACAAGACCGTCTCCTGGACGGCGCTCGGCGCCACGGTGACCGTCAACGGGTACCTGGACGACTGGGGCCTCCGCGAGCGCATCCTGCCCGCAGCGCTCGACGAGTGGACCGACGACAAGGGACGACTCCGCGCCCTTCCCTACATCGCCAGCAACTGGCCCGTGGCATTCAACCGCGGCCTGATGCACAGAGCCGGGGTCGAGGACATACCGCTCACCGGGGACGCCCTGATCGCCGCCGCCAGGAAGCTGCGGGCGAAGGGCACCGCGCCCGTCACCATCGGCGGCAACGACTGGACCGGACAGAAGCTGCTCGCCCAGATCATCCAGTCCTTCGTCACCGCCCCGCAGGCCAAGAAGCTCTACGCCACCGGGGACTTCAGCGGGATCAGCGGGGCGCGCGAAGGCATCGAGTACTTCGTCGAACTGCGGGACGCCGGTGTCTTCACCGACAAGGCCCAGGGGCTCACCACCGACTCGATGACCACCCAGTTCAACACCGAGGCCGCCGCCATGCAGTCGGCGATGTCCTCGGCCCTCGCCCGGGTTCCTGACAACGTTGCCAGGCATACGGATGTCGGTGGCTGGCCGCTGCCGCCCGGAGCCGTGCACGACAGGCCGACCATCCTGCGGACCTTCACCGTCTCCGGGTTCTGGGTGAGCCCCAACGGCACCAAGAAGATCGAGACCGTCGAGAAGTTCGTCCGCTTCATGTACCGGCCCGACATCGTCTCCCGCTTCATCACCGAGGGCGGCCGGGACATGGCGGTGAAGAGCGACACCCTGAGCGACGGGTTCCCGCTGGTCGCCAAGGCCCAGCAACTCGGCGCCGACGTCAGCCAGGTCGTGCTTCCCGATCTGTACGTACCGCCGTCGGCCGTCCAGCCGATGATCCAGGCCACCAGTACGGCCTTCACGCCCGGCGTCAGCGCCCGGCGGATTCTCTCCGCGCTCCAGGGCGCGTACCGCAACGCCTGA
- a CDS encoding carbohydrate ABC transporter permease, with product MTMTSSVRPASRQAGPPSAAQRRQRGPRTTVLALPALAWYLVFMVGPMVAIFVIAALHWPGMLQPTSFAGFDNFGALYDDPVFWQAVRNTGVQMVIAIPVMIVCAYMVGYYVAQKPPGHRVIRYLLFVPGLISTPAKAMVFYAALSPDGLVNGALKSVGLGSLTDAWLANPDTALYCLIALDVWAGIGFTAVLFAARLDSVPEEIGEAAQLDGAGHWRAMWRIHFPVIKEYVGVVTMLQFLWTLFGSAQQVLLLTQGGPANSSTTLSFLVYEKAFMESDLGYSQAVGVVLFLAGLVGLLAIRRAFRQSY from the coding sequence ATGACGATGACGTCATCCGTCAGGCCCGCCTCCCGGCAGGCCGGTCCCCCCTCCGCCGCGCAGCGCAGGCAGCGCGGGCCCCGGACCACGGTTCTCGCCCTGCCCGCCCTTGCCTGGTACCTGGTCTTCATGGTCGGGCCCATGGTCGCGATCTTCGTGATCGCCGCCCTGCACTGGCCCGGCATGCTGCAGCCGACCTCCTTCGCCGGATTCGACAACTTCGGCGCGCTGTACGACGATCCGGTCTTCTGGCAGGCCGTGCGCAACACCGGCGTCCAGATGGTCATCGCGATCCCGGTGATGATCGTCTGCGCCTACATGGTCGGGTACTACGTCGCCCAGAAGCCGCCGGGACACCGGGTCATCCGCTATCTGCTGTTCGTGCCGGGGCTCATCTCCACCCCGGCCAAGGCCATGGTCTTCTACGCGGCGCTCTCCCCCGACGGCCTGGTCAACGGCGCCCTGAAGTCGGTCGGTCTCGGCTCGCTGACCGACGCCTGGCTCGCCAACCCCGACACCGCGCTCTACTGCCTGATCGCGCTCGACGTCTGGGCCGGTATCGGCTTCACCGCCGTCCTCTTCGCCGCCCGGCTCGACAGCGTCCCCGAAGAGATCGGCGAGGCCGCGCAGCTGGACGGCGCCGGGCACTGGCGCGCCATGTGGCGGATCCACTTCCCCGTCATCAAGGAGTACGTCGGTGTGGTGACGATGCTCCAGTTCCTCTGGACGCTCTTCGGCTCCGCCCAGCAGGTACTGCTGCTGACCCAGGGCGGCCCCGCCAACTCCTCGACCACGCTGTCGTTCCTCGTCTACGAGAAGGCGTTCATGGAGAGCGACCTCGGCTACAGCCAGGCCGTCGGCGTGGTCCTCTTCCTCGCGGGGCTCGTCGGGCTGCTCGCCATCCGCCGCGCTTTCCGCCAGAGCTACTGA
- a CDS encoding carbohydrate ABC transporter permease, with protein sequence MATTQFRKPRFRKSWLPAHILVWAYAVLLAIPLYYFLASAFKSNEAIFASPLAPPTSFGFGNFRTAFESADLGMAILNSAIVTVFSLALTLGLAIPAAFALARAQGRVGSVIEKIFSLGFLVPTFAALFPTFLLSAATGLFHTRLFMVLFLPATAMPLSVVILIQFMRTIPREMEEAARIDGASTFGVLRHIYTPMCMSGIATVLLLNFLTFWNEYLYSLIIIGPDPDLRTIQVALPTLKSQIGTDYGILTAGTILTLVPVWIMYTLLQKRMQQALVSGAVKM encoded by the coding sequence ATGGCCACCACACAGTTCAGAAAGCCCCGGTTCAGGAAGTCCTGGCTCCCCGCGCACATTCTGGTGTGGGCGTACGCCGTGCTGCTCGCCATTCCGCTGTACTACTTCCTCGCCTCCGCCTTCAAGTCCAACGAGGCCATCTTCGCGAGCCCGCTCGCCCCGCCGACCTCGTTCGGATTCGGCAATTTCCGTACCGCGTTCGAGAGCGCGGACCTGGGGATGGCGATCCTCAACTCCGCGATCGTGACGGTGTTCTCGCTCGCGCTGACCCTGGGCCTCGCGATACCCGCCGCGTTCGCACTCGCCCGCGCACAGGGCAGGGTCGGGTCCGTCATCGAGAAGATCTTCTCGCTCGGCTTCCTCGTCCCCACCTTCGCCGCCCTCTTCCCGACCTTCCTGCTCTCGGCGGCCACCGGCCTCTTCCACACCCGGCTGTTCATGGTGCTGTTCCTGCCCGCCACGGCGATGCCGCTGTCGGTGGTGATCCTCATCCAGTTCATGCGGACCATTCCGCGCGAGATGGAAGAGGCCGCCCGGATCGACGGCGCTTCGACCTTCGGCGTGCTGCGGCACATCTACACCCCGATGTGCATGTCGGGCATCGCCACCGTGCTGCTGCTGAACTTCCTCACCTTCTGGAACGAGTACCTGTACTCGCTGATCATCATCGGCCCGGACCCCGACCTGCGGACCATTCAGGTGGCCCTGCCCACGCTCAAGTCGCAGATCGGCACGGACTACGGCATCCTCACGGCCGGTACGATCCTCACGCTCGTCCCCGTCTGGATCATGTACACGCTGCTGCAGAAGCGCATGCAGCAGGCCCTCGTGAGTGGTGCGGTGAAGATGTGA
- a CDS encoding LacI family DNA-binding transcriptional regulator, with product MSPSTPSGPRPTIKDVAAGAGVSTAAVSKVFNNTGRISEPTRRRILDAAERLGWSPSASASALRRSRTRTVAMVVRRPTDVLGADPFFSELITGLESELSPRGYGLLLHLAGDVREETALYERLAAEGRVDGAVLTEHRADDPRLPLLKGLGLPAVLLSTAHGNGITEAVGHLLALGHRRIGYVCGPDDLLHTRFRLRVLREALAAHGLVPAAVVHTDFTEAEATAATERLLALDDRPTALVYANDSMAVCGLGTAQRAGLSVPGELSVVGYDNLPLGRWIHPRLTTVDQYVQQAGAAAARELLAQCGEDVRTEPLTGQPRLVVRESTGPA from the coding sequence GTGAGTCCGAGTACGCCCTCCGGCCCCCGGCCGACGATCAAGGATGTCGCAGCCGGGGCCGGAGTCTCCACGGCCGCGGTGTCCAAGGTCTTCAACAACACCGGCCGGATCTCCGAGCCCACCCGCCGCCGCATCCTCGACGCGGCGGAGCGGCTGGGCTGGTCGCCGAGTGCGTCGGCGAGCGCGCTGCGCCGCTCGCGTACGCGCACGGTCGCGATGGTGGTGCGCCGCCCCACCGATGTCCTCGGCGCCGATCCGTTCTTCTCCGAGCTCATCACCGGTCTGGAGAGTGAGCTGTCGCCGCGCGGCTACGGGCTGCTGCTGCACCTCGCCGGCGACGTGCGCGAGGAGACCGCGCTGTACGAACGGCTGGCCGCCGAGGGCCGCGTCGACGGCGCCGTACTCACCGAGCACCGCGCCGACGATCCACGGCTGCCGCTCCTGAAGGGCCTGGGACTGCCGGCGGTCCTGCTGAGCACGGCGCACGGCAACGGGATCACCGAGGCCGTCGGGCACCTGCTGGCCCTCGGGCACCGGCGCATCGGCTACGTCTGCGGGCCGGACGACCTCCTGCACACCCGTTTCCGGCTGCGGGTCCTCAGGGAAGCCCTGGCCGCACACGGTCTCGTACCGGCCGCGGTGGTCCACACGGACTTCACCGAGGCGGAAGCGACAGCCGCCACCGAGCGGCTGCTCGCACTCGACGACCGGCCCACGGCCCTCGTGTACGCCAACGACTCGATGGCCGTCTGCGGACTCGGCACCGCCCAGCGGGCAGGCCTGTCCGTGCCCGGCGAACTCTCCGTGGTCGGCTACGACAACCTGCCGCTGGGCCGCTGGATCCACCCCCGCCTGACCACCGTCGACCAGTACGTCCAACAGGCCGGCGCAGCCGCCGCCCGCGAGCTGCTCGCGCAGTGCGGGGAGGACGTCCGCACCGAACCCCTCACCGGACAACCCCGGCTCGTCGTACGTGAGTCGACCGGTCCCGCCTGA
- a CDS encoding cellulase family glycosylhydrolase, translating into MQRHSAQLAHDPAVLPWLGANYWSRTGGPLMWRDYDPAVVREELAVLREHGLNMTRSFFYWPDFHPEPHRIDEKLCDRFRDFLDAHGEYGMGTVPTFIVGHMSGENWDPVWRAGRDLYEDVWMVGRQAWFASEMTRRFKDHTAVTGWLITNEMPGYGRIYQVDPPSVDVVTAWAQSMCNAVRAAGGTQPVSLGDGAWGQEVTGRDNGFSLRETAEYVDFVGPHVYRSDTDKVRQHYRAAFECELAAVTGQPVVLEEFGLSTDTVSARNAGVYYRQTLHNSLLGGATGWIAWNNTDYDDLWERSPYDHHPFEMHFGITDSAGRPKEPLRELAAFGKVLEQVDFPRCRRADTGAALVVPAFLERGYPYSRPADRPLIFSSLHQGYVAARGADLPVGFVREADGIADDVQLYLLPSTRQLTTRTRRDLERRARAGATVYLSFCSGEHPATRGPWFHDLDGLFGVKHQLSYGVAEPIEDNVLEMTFTEDFGPLKSGETLRFPVSGNEDSRAYLPVVPQGARVVATDGHGRPALLVHEIGEGRTVLATYPLENMAARTARVNPEQTHRLYEALAEVAGVARAVTVDTPYVSADVLVHEDGRRFAWLVSQSEDALNVRPGGGRLFDLGTGAESPEVALEPYGVRVLELRDQDQELL; encoded by the coding sequence ATGCAGCGCCACAGCGCCCAGCTCGCCCACGACCCCGCCGTACTGCCCTGGCTCGGGGCCAACTACTGGTCCCGCACCGGCGGCCCCCTGATGTGGCGCGACTACGACCCGGCGGTCGTCCGCGAGGAGCTCGCCGTACTGCGCGAGCACGGGCTCAACATGACCCGGTCGTTCTTCTACTGGCCCGACTTCCACCCCGAACCGCACCGCATCGACGAGAAGTTGTGCGACCGGTTCCGGGACTTCCTGGACGCGCACGGCGAGTACGGGATGGGGACCGTTCCCACGTTCATCGTCGGTCACATGTCCGGGGAGAACTGGGACCCCGTCTGGCGCGCGGGCCGCGATCTGTACGAGGACGTGTGGATGGTCGGCCGCCAGGCGTGGTTCGCGAGCGAGATGACCCGGCGCTTCAAGGACCACACGGCCGTCACCGGCTGGCTGATCACCAATGAGATGCCGGGGTACGGGCGGATCTACCAGGTCGACCCGCCGTCGGTGGACGTGGTGACGGCGTGGGCGCAGTCAATGTGCAACGCGGTACGGGCGGCGGGCGGCACCCAGCCCGTCTCGCTCGGCGACGGCGCCTGGGGGCAGGAGGTGACCGGGCGCGACAACGGTTTCTCGCTGCGCGAGACCGCCGAGTACGTCGATTTCGTCGGGCCCCACGTGTACCGCTCGGACACCGACAAGGTCCGCCAGCACTACCGGGCGGCCTTCGAGTGCGAGCTGGCCGCGGTGACCGGACAGCCGGTGGTCCTGGAGGAGTTCGGGCTCTCCACGGACACCGTGTCGGCGCGCAACGCGGGCGTGTACTACCGGCAGACACTGCACAATTCGCTGCTCGGCGGTGCGACGGGCTGGATCGCCTGGAACAACACCGACTACGACGACCTGTGGGAACGGTCCCCGTACGACCACCACCCCTTCGAGATGCACTTCGGCATCACGGACAGCGCGGGACGCCCCAAGGAGCCGCTGCGCGAACTGGCCGCCTTCGGCAAGGTGCTGGAGCAGGTCGACTTCCCGCGCTGCCGGCGGGCCGACACCGGAGCGGCGCTGGTCGTCCCCGCCTTCCTGGAACGCGGATACCCCTACAGCAGGCCCGCCGACCGGCCGTTGATCTTCTCCTCGCTCCACCAGGGCTATGTGGCCGCCCGCGGCGCCGACCTCCCGGTGGGCTTCGTCCGGGAGGCGGACGGGATCGCCGACGACGTCCAGCTGTACCTGCTCCCGTCGACCCGGCAGCTGACGACGCGGACCCGGCGGGATCTGGAGCGGCGGGCGCGGGCGGGGGCGACGGTGTACCTGTCGTTCTGCTCGGGCGAGCACCCGGCGACGCGCGGCCCGTGGTTCCACGACCTGGACGGCCTCTTCGGGGTAAAGCACCAGTTGTCGTACGGGGTCGCCGAACCGATCGAGGACAACGTCCTGGAGATGACCTTCACCGAGGACTTCGGCCCGCTGAAGTCGGGGGAGACGTTGCGTTTCCCGGTGTCGGGGAACGAGGACAGCCGCGCGTATCTCCCGGTGGTGCCGCAGGGCGCCCGGGTGGTGGCGACCGACGGGCACGGGCGCCCCGCACTGCTGGTCCACGAGATCGGGGAGGGCCGGACGGTACTGGCCACGTACCCGCTGGAGAACATGGCGGCCCGCACCGCCCGGGTCAACCCGGAGCAGACCCACCGCCTGTACGAAGCGCTGGCGGAGGTCGCCGGGGTGGCGCGGGCCGTGACGGTGGACACCCCGTACGTCAGCGCCGATGTCCTGGTCCACGAGGACGGGCGGCGCTTCGCCTGGCTGGTCAGCCAGTCGGAGGACGCGCTGAACGTACGGCCGGGCGGAGGCCGCCTGTTCGACCTCGGTACGGGCGCGGAGTCACCGGAGGTCGCGCTGGAGCCGTACGGGGTGCGGGTGCTCGAACTGCGCGACCAGGACCAGGAACTGCTCTAA
- a CDS encoding SWIM zinc finger family protein: MSSWWGNAWVAAVEALSLDEGRLERGRKYADGGHVAAVNVAPGRILAYVQGSRPRPYRAELRLRTLTDPDWEQFLDAAAAQPGHIAALLDKDMPHSLVDAAAEAGVALLPAPGDLTPSCSCPDGGRPCKHAAALCYETARLLDSDPFVLLLMRGRGERELLDELARRNAAHAARDRRAAPPTPGVPAREALAPRFLPPLPAPLPPGPYPGRPPAYPGARGAPDPLTLDHLATDAAARAHTLLTTGTDPVAGLTPWQDAVRLAAARPTAGLTATTRTLYRDLAGATGRSPTDLARAVAAWRQGGADGLSVLETPWDPPAGPFDRARPALAAAGLPRFQPWRNRLTIPGGALQLRFGHDGRWYAYESDPGRDDWWPRDSPHRDPVAALRR, translated from the coding sequence ATGAGCAGCTGGTGGGGGAACGCCTGGGTGGCAGCCGTGGAGGCGCTGTCACTGGACGAAGGACGTCTCGAACGCGGCAGGAAGTACGCGGACGGCGGCCATGTAGCCGCGGTGAACGTGGCGCCGGGCCGCATCCTCGCGTACGTCCAGGGGAGCCGTCCGCGCCCCTACCGTGCCGAGCTGCGGCTGCGTACGCTCACGGACCCCGACTGGGAGCAGTTCCTCGACGCTGCCGCCGCCCAGCCGGGCCACATCGCCGCTCTCCTCGACAAGGACATGCCCCACTCGCTGGTCGACGCGGCGGCCGAAGCGGGGGTGGCCCTGCTCCCCGCGCCCGGTGATCTCACACCGTCCTGCTCCTGCCCGGACGGCGGCCGGCCCTGCAAGCACGCCGCCGCCCTCTGCTACGAGACGGCCCGGCTCCTCGATTCCGACCCCTTCGTGCTGCTGCTGATGCGCGGCAGGGGTGAGCGGGAACTCCTCGACGAACTGGCCAGGCGCAACGCGGCCCACGCGGCCCGTGACCGGCGTGCGGCGCCGCCCACGCCCGGAGTGCCCGCGCGCGAGGCGCTCGCCCCGCGGTTCCTCCCGCCGCTGCCCGCGCCCCTGCCGCCCGGCCCGTACCCGGGCCGGCCCCCCGCCTACCCCGGCGCGCGCGGAGCCCCCGACCCGCTGACCCTGGACCACCTCGCCACCGACGCCGCCGCCCGCGCCCACACCCTGCTGACCACGGGCACCGACCCGGTCGCCGGTCTCACCCCCTGGCAGGACGCCGTCCGGCTGGCCGCCGCCCGTCCCACCGCCGGGCTGACCGCCACCACCCGCACGCTCTACCGCGACCTCGCCGGAGCCACCGGGCGCAGCCCCACCGACCTGGCACGCGCGGTCGCCGCCTGGCGGCAGGGCGGAGCCGACGGGCTGTCCGTACTCGAAACACCGTGGGACCCACCGGCGGGCCCCTTCGACCGGGCTCGCCCCGCCCTGGCCGCCGCCGGGCTGCCGCGCTTCCAGCCCTGGCGCAACCGCCTGACGATCCCCGGCGGCGCGCTCCAGCTGCGCTTCGGTCACGACGGCCGCTGGTACGCCTACGAATCGGATCCCGGCCGCGACGACTGGTGGCCACGCGACAGCCCGCACCGCGACCCGGTGGCGGCGTTGCGGCGCTAG